The following coding sequences are from one Loxodonta africana isolate mLoxAfr1 chromosome 18, mLoxAfr1.hap2, whole genome shotgun sequence window:
- the PVALEF gene encoding LOW QUALITY PROTEIN: parvalbumin-like EF-hand-containing protein (The sequence of the model RefSeq protein was modified relative to this genomic sequence to represent the inferred CDS: deleted 1 base in 1 codon), whose translation MAIEAGTMTPPAVLLQPLRDPYSGREGLSPRQTCPEQTPHFQPDLAWADPSLPAMPRGKMDKDFSQMKKMALAMGMSLSEKDIELLPTDMRYHGSFIYLKFFEYMRGFQTSGQLEAVIRKAFQTLDKDKSGFIEWKEITYILSIIPSSERPTAPLMDEEAEAVIQAADTDADGRINFEGGSGRDEVCQAEPQPWAWPAQPLTLAPLPTPPQSAPSSAHL comes from the exons ATGGCCATTGAGGCTGGGACAATGACCCCTCCTGCAGTCCTGCTCCAGCCCCTCAGGGACCCCTACTCAGGCAGGGAGGGGCTTTCTCCCAGGCAGACCTGCCCTGAGCAGACCCCTCACTTCCAGCCAGACCTGGCCTGGGCAGACCCCTCACTCCCGGCCATGCCCAGGGGCAAGATGGACAAGGACTTCTCCCAGATGAAGAAGATGGCCTTGGCCATGGGCATGTCCTTGTCAGAAAAGGACATTGAGCTGCTGCCCACGGACATGAGATACCACG GGTCCTTCATCTACCTTAAGTTCTTCGAGTACATGCGGGGGTTCCAGACCTCGGGGCAGCTGGAGGCTGTCATTCGGAAGGCCTTCCAGACGCTGGACAAGGACAAGAGCGGTTTCATCGAGTGGAAAGAGATCACGT ACATCCTGTCCATCATCCCGAGCAGCGAGCGT CCAACCGCCCCACTGATGGACGAGGAGGCAGAGGCTGTGATCCAAGCAGCTGACACAGATGCGGATGGGAGGATCAACTTTGAAGGTGGGAGTGGCAGGGATGAAGTCTGCCAGGCAGAACCCCAGCCCTGGGCGTGGCCTGCCCAGCCTCTGACCTTGGCCCCTCTCCCCACTCCCCCACAGTCAGCCCCATCAAGTGCCCATCTCTAG